The following proteins are co-located in the Lacticaseibacillus paracasei subsp. paracasei genome:
- the zwf gene encoding glucose-6-phosphate dehydrogenase encodes MPEESRAVIIIFGGSGDLASRKLYPALFNLYRRGVLAEHFAVIGTARRPWTDDHYHEVVENAVAGDDVDRDQAKAFAQHFFYQSHDVTDADHYITLKNLAAKLDDQYVTGGNRIFYMAMAPDFFETIASHLKSEHLLTERGFNRLIIEKPFGHDYASAKELNDSLTATFDDDQIFRIDHYLGKEMIQNLLAFRFDNAIFEGVWNKDYIDNIQITLSEAVGVEERAGYYEKAGALRDMVQNHVMQVLSYLTMPKPKTFTANDILTAKDQVFAALKPYDLATAKENFVRAQYASAEVDGDQVLGYRQEEGVAANSQTATFVAGKIMLDMPQWEGVPVYIRTGKRLTRKSTQLTLTFKPVASPLFNRETGSQPDSLTIYIEPSEGYSLQLNGKALGTGFNIEPDELRYRHDPEAAAAAPEAYERLINNVLEGDQTNFTHWSELSASWRFIDAIQAAWSQETEMPTYPAATMGPQAAFDLLARDGRQWFWQPRRIKLAD; translated from the coding sequence ATGCCAGAAGAGTCACGTGCTGTGATTATTATTTTTGGAGGTTCAGGAGATCTAGCCTCACGCAAGTTGTATCCCGCACTGTTTAATCTTTACCGTCGTGGTGTCCTCGCTGAGCATTTTGCGGTGATCGGCACAGCGCGGCGTCCGTGGACTGATGATCATTATCACGAGGTTGTTGAAAACGCCGTCGCTGGCGATGATGTGGATCGTGACCAAGCAAAAGCCTTTGCCCAGCATTTCTTTTATCAGAGTCATGATGTAACCGATGCAGATCATTACATTACCTTGAAAAATCTTGCTGCAAAATTGGACGATCAGTATGTGACTGGTGGCAATCGCATCTTTTACATGGCCATGGCACCAGATTTCTTCGAAACAATTGCGAGCCATCTGAAATCGGAACATTTGCTGACGGAGCGCGGTTTCAACCGATTAATTATCGAAAAACCGTTTGGTCATGATTATGCCAGTGCTAAAGAACTAAACGATTCGTTAACTGCAACCTTCGATGATGATCAGATTTTCCGAATTGACCATTATCTTGGCAAAGAAATGATTCAGAATCTGTTGGCTTTTCGGTTTGATAATGCCATTTTTGAAGGAGTCTGGAACAAGGATTACATCGACAATATTCAAATCACACTTTCCGAGGCGGTCGGGGTTGAGGAACGCGCTGGTTATTATGAAAAGGCCGGCGCGTTGCGTGATATGGTGCAAAACCATGTGATGCAGGTGCTGTCTTATCTGACAATGCCAAAACCAAAGACTTTTACGGCTAACGACATTTTGACGGCCAAGGATCAAGTGTTTGCCGCTTTGAAGCCTTATGATCTTGCAACTGCTAAAGAAAATTTTGTGCGTGCGCAATATGCAAGCGCCGAAGTAGATGGCGACCAAGTGCTGGGTTATCGGCAAGAAGAAGGCGTGGCAGCAAATTCACAAACAGCCACTTTTGTCGCAGGCAAAATTATGTTAGATATGCCGCAATGGGAGGGTGTGCCGGTTTATATTCGCACTGGTAAACGGTTAACTCGGAAGTCAACCCAGCTGACACTGACATTTAAACCGGTCGCAAGTCCGTTATTCAACCGAGAAACCGGAAGTCAACCAGACAGCTTGACCATTTATATCGAGCCAAGTGAAGGCTATTCGTTGCAATTGAATGGTAAGGCCCTTGGCACAGGCTTTAATATTGAACCCGATGAGTTGCGGTATCGTCATGATCCGGAAGCCGCCGCTGCTGCTCCAGAAGCATATGAACGATTAATCAATAATGTGCTTGAAGGCGATCAGACAAACTTTACTCATTGGTCAGAGTTATCGGCATCTTGGCGGTTCATCGATGCGATTCAAGCAGCTTGGTCACAGGAAACAGAAATGCCGACATATCCGGCTGCCACGATGGGTCCGCAAGCAGCGTTTGATTTGTTAGCTCGTGATGGCCGCCAATGGTTCTGGCAACCACGCCGAATTAAACTGGCG
- the adhE gene encoding bifunctional acetaldehyde-CoA/alcohol dehydrogenase: protein MLKNTAKTATEVDVKSMVDELVANAHAALKIMKTFDQEKIDHIVHRMAIAGLDHHMELAKLAVDETGRGVWEDKAIKNMFATEEIWHSIKNNKTVGVINEDKQRGLVSIAEPIGVIAGVTPVTNPTSTTMFKSEIAIKTRNPIIFAFHPGAQKSSARALEVIRDEAEKAGLPKGALQYIPVPSMDATKALMDHPGIATILATGGPGMVKSAYSSGKPALGVGAGNAPAYIEASANIKQAVNDLVLSKSFDNGMICASEQGVIIDSSIYDDVKKEFEAQGAYFVKQKDMKKFESTVINLEKQSVNPRIVGQSPKQIAEWAGITIPDNTTILIAELKGVGEKYPLSREKLSPVLAMVKADGHEDAFKKCETMLDIGGLGHTAVIHTADDELALKYADAMQACRILINTPSSVGGIGDLYNEMIPSLTLGCGSYGGNSISHNVGTVDLLNIKTMAKRRNNMQWMKLPPKIYFEKNSVRYLEHMEGIKRAFIVADRSMEKLGFVKIVEDVLARRENPVQVQTFVDVEPDPSTDTVFKGTDIMRSFGPDTVIAIGGGSVMDAAKGMCLFNDAGDADFFGAKQKFLDIRKRTYTFPNLNKTKLVCIPTTSGTGSEVTPFAVITDSKAGIKYPLADYALTPDIAIVDSQFIESVPPVVVADSGLDVLCHATESYVSTMATHYTKGLSLEAIKLVFENLEKSYHGDVEAKSKMHDASTIAGMAFANALLGINHSIAHKIGQAFHLPHGRCIAITMPHVIRFNASQPKKRAIWAKYSYFRANEDYAEIARYLGLPGKTTDELVESYVQAFIKLAHSVGVKLSLKEQGVKKADLDKQVDRLAELAYEDNCTVTNPQEPLIGDLKHIILDEYEGTESTF, encoded by the coding sequence ATGTTAAAGAATACTGCGAAGACTGCTACCGAAGTTGATGTTAAGAGTATGGTTGACGAATTGGTTGCGAATGCGCATGCCGCTTTGAAGATCATGAAAACTTTCGATCAAGAAAAGATCGATCACATCGTTCATCGGATGGCAATCGCTGGTTTGGATCATCATATGGAATTGGCAAAACTCGCTGTTGACGAGACGGGCCGAGGCGTGTGGGAAGATAAAGCGATCAAGAACATGTTCGCCACTGAAGAAATTTGGCATTCAATCAAGAACAACAAGACCGTTGGTGTGATCAATGAAGACAAGCAACGCGGCTTGGTATCGATTGCTGAACCAATTGGTGTTATCGCTGGTGTGACCCCAGTGACGAACCCAACTTCAACGACCATGTTCAAATCCGAAATTGCCATTAAAACCCGTAATCCAATCATTTTCGCCTTCCATCCGGGTGCCCAAAAGTCTTCAGCGCGTGCGTTGGAGGTCATCCGTGATGAAGCCGAAAAAGCAGGCTTACCAAAGGGTGCTTTGCAATATATCCCTGTACCAAGTATGGATGCGACTAAAGCTTTGATGGATCACCCTGGTATCGCCACGATTTTGGCAACGGGCGGTCCTGGCATGGTTAAGTCCGCCTATTCATCAGGCAAGCCAGCACTGGGTGTTGGGGCCGGGAATGCGCCAGCTTACATTGAAGCCAGCGCTAACATCAAACAAGCTGTCAATGACTTAGTACTTTCAAAGAGTTTTGATAATGGCATGATCTGTGCTTCCGAACAAGGCGTGATTATTGATTCCAGCATTTACGATGATGTGAAGAAGGAATTTGAAGCCCAAGGTGCTTACTTCGTTAAACAGAAGGACATGAAGAAGTTCGAAAGTACCGTCATTAATCTTGAAAAGCAAAGTGTCAATCCGCGAATCGTTGGTCAAAGTCCTAAGCAGATTGCTGAATGGGCGGGGATCACGATTCCTGATAACACCACGATTCTGATTGCTGAATTGAAAGGTGTTGGCGAAAAGTATCCACTGTCTCGTGAAAAACTAAGTCCAGTACTGGCCATGGTCAAAGCAGATGGTCATGAAGATGCCTTCAAGAAATGTGAAACCATGCTTGATATCGGCGGTTTGGGTCATACGGCAGTCATTCACACGGCTGATGATGAGTTAGCTTTGAAGTATGCCGATGCTATGCAAGCTTGCCGGATTTTGATCAACACACCATCTTCTGTCGGCGGGATTGGCGATCTTTACAACGAAATGATTCCAAGTTTGACACTGGGCTGCGGCTCATACGGTGGTAACTCAATTTCGCATAACGTGGGGACGGTCGACTTGCTTAACATCAAGACAATGGCAAAACGCCGCAATAACATGCAGTGGATGAAATTGCCACCAAAGATCTATTTTGAAAAGAATTCTGTTCGTTACCTCGAACACATGGAAGGCATCAAACGGGCCTTCATCGTTGCTGATCGAAGCATGGAAAAGTTAGGCTTCGTCAAGATCGTTGAAGATGTTCTGGCTCGGCGTGAAAATCCTGTTCAAGTTCAGACTTTTGTCGATGTTGAACCTGATCCATCAACTGACACGGTCTTCAAGGGGACCGATATCATGCGCTCATTTGGACCGGATACCGTCATTGCTATCGGCGGCGGGTCTGTTATGGATGCTGCCAAAGGGATGTGCTTGTTCAACGATGCCGGGGATGCTGATTTCTTCGGCGCTAAGCAGAAATTCTTGGATATCCGGAAGCGGACTTACACCTTCCCGAATCTGAATAAGACAAAGCTTGTCTGCATTCCAACAACTTCTGGGACTGGTTCAGAAGTAACACCTTTTGCGGTTATCACCGATTCCAAGGCTGGCATCAAGTATCCGTTAGCTGACTATGCATTGACGCCAGACATCGCGATTGTGGACAGTCAGTTCATCGAATCCGTACCGCCAGTGGTTGTCGCTGATTCCGGTTTGGATGTGCTCTGCCACGCAACCGAAAGTTATGTTTCAACCATGGCCACTCATTACACTAAGGGCCTGAGTTTGGAAGCAATCAAGTTGGTCTTCGAAAATCTGGAAAAGAGTTATCATGGCGACGTCGAAGCAAAGTCAAAGATGCATGACGCTTCAACCATTGCTGGGATGGCCTTTGCCAACGCACTGTTGGGCATTAACCACAGCATTGCGCATAAGATTGGGCAAGCGTTCCATCTGCCTCACGGTCGTTGCATCGCGATCACGATGCCACATGTTATTCGCTTCAATGCGAGTCAACCGAAGAAGCGCGCTATCTGGGCGAAGTATAGCTACTTCCGCGCTAACGAAGACTACGCAGAAATCGCTCGCTACCTCGGCCTTCCTGGCAAGACAACTGATGAATTGGTTGAAAGCTATGTTCAGGCCTTCATCAAGCTGGCTCACAGTGTTGGCGTCAAGCTCAGTTTGAAGGAACAAGGCGTTAAAAAGGCTGATCTCGACAAGCAAGTTGATCGTCTTGCCGAACTGGCTTATGAAGATAACTGCACCGTTACCAACCCGCAGGAACCGTTAATCGGCGACTTGAAGCATATCATCCTTGATGAATATGAAGGCACCGAATCCACTTTCTAA
- the queA gene encoding tRNA preQ1(34) S-adenosylmethionine ribosyltransferase-isomerase QueA, producing the protein MVQENKRYHKVEDKHYQLSDFDYDLPHELIAQTPLKERDASRLLVLNSETGEMQDKHFYDILDYFKPGDALVMNDTRVMPARLYGVKPETGAHMEVLLLNNTSGDDWETLMKPARKAPVGTVIDFGDGLLKARVTKELEHGGRMIHFDYDGIFMEILDKLGETPLPPYIKEKLEDPEMYQTVYSKELGSAAAPTAGLHWTKDLLKKVQEKGVKLVYLTLHVGLGTFRPVVEENIEAHTMHSEFYRLTPEAAATLNDVRDNGGRIIATGTTSIRTLEAIGTKFDGAIKADSGWTDIFIKPGYQWKVVDAFITNFHLPKSTLVMLVAAFTGRDTILNAYKHAIDEKYRFFSFGDAMFIY; encoded by the coding sequence ATGGTGCAAGAGAACAAACGTTATCACAAAGTAGAAGACAAACATTATCAGCTATCGGATTTCGATTATGACCTGCCGCATGAATTGATTGCGCAGACACCTTTGAAGGAACGTGATGCCAGTCGGCTGTTGGTATTAAATTCTGAAACTGGTGAGATGCAAGATAAGCATTTTTACGACATTCTTGATTATTTCAAGCCAGGTGATGCGTTGGTCATGAATGATACGCGGGTGATGCCAGCGCGATTGTATGGGGTTAAGCCAGAGACTGGTGCCCATATGGAAGTGTTATTGCTTAACAACACGTCTGGTGATGATTGGGAAACCTTGATGAAGCCTGCGCGCAAGGCTCCGGTTGGCACGGTGATTGATTTTGGCGATGGCTTACTAAAGGCCAGAGTTACCAAGGAACTCGAACATGGCGGTCGAATGATTCACTTTGACTATGACGGCATCTTTATGGAAATCCTCGATAAGTTAGGCGAGACGCCATTGCCGCCTTACATCAAGGAAAAGCTTGAAGATCCAGAAATGTATCAAACTGTTTATTCTAAAGAGCTAGGCTCTGCAGCGGCACCAACAGCCGGTCTTCACTGGACCAAAGACTTGCTGAAAAAAGTGCAAGAAAAGGGCGTCAAGTTGGTTTACTTGACGTTGCATGTTGGCTTGGGTACTTTCCGGCCAGTAGTTGAGGAAAACATCGAAGCACATACAATGCACAGTGAATTTTATCGGTTGACTCCAGAAGCAGCAGCAACTTTGAATGATGTTCGCGACAATGGCGGTCGAATTATTGCTACCGGTACGACATCCATTCGCACCCTCGAGGCCATCGGTACCAAATTTGATGGTGCCATCAAGGCAGATTCGGGTTGGACTGACATTTTTATCAAGCCAGGGTATCAGTGGAAGGTTGTTGATGCGTTTATCACCAACTTCCATTTGCCAAAGTCAACGTTAGTTATGCTCGTGGCAGCGTTCACCGGGCGCGATACAATTTTAAATGCGTATAAGCATGCGATCGACGAAAAATATCGCTTCTTCAGCTTTGGCGATGCGATGTTCATTTACTAA
- the ruvB gene encoding Holliday junction branch migration DNA helicase RuvB — protein sequence MADADKDRLVSGDVDDSNEAQIEKSLRPRMLAQYIGQDRVKHQLEVYITAAKQREESLDHVLLYGPPGLGKTTLALVIANELGVNIRTTSGPAIEKPGDLVALLNELHPGDVLFIDEIHRLPKIVEEMLYSAMEDFYIDIVVGQGPTAHPVHFPLPPFTLIGATTRAGMLSAPLRDRFGISEHMAYYSADDLSEIVKRSATIFDMAIDAEGAHEIARRSRGTPRVANRLLKRIRDFAEVAGQSPVDIQMVDHALDQLQVDQQGLDQIDRKLLMFMIRDYEGGPVGLSTIAANIGEEMATIEEMYEPYLLQIGYLKRTPRGRMVTPAGFAHMGMSAEQH from the coding sequence TTGGCAGACGCAGACAAGGATCGCTTGGTTTCTGGCGACGTTGACGATTCGAATGAAGCACAGATCGAAAAAAGTTTACGTCCCCGGATGCTCGCGCAGTATATTGGTCAGGATCGCGTCAAACATCAGTTGGAAGTCTATATCACGGCTGCCAAACAGCGCGAAGAGTCATTGGATCATGTTCTGCTCTATGGACCGCCTGGTTTGGGAAAAACGACGTTGGCTTTGGTGATTGCCAATGAACTGGGCGTCAATATTCGCACGACATCAGGGCCTGCTATCGAAAAACCGGGTGATTTAGTGGCACTGCTGAATGAATTGCATCCCGGTGATGTCTTGTTCATTGATGAAATTCACCGTCTACCAAAAATTGTCGAAGAAATGCTTTATTCAGCGATGGAAGATTTTTATATTGATATTGTGGTTGGTCAAGGGCCAACCGCCCACCCTGTGCATTTCCCGCTTCCTCCCTTCACCTTAATTGGGGCGACAACGCGCGCTGGCATGCTTTCCGCTCCGTTACGTGATCGATTTGGCATCAGTGAACATATGGCGTATTATTCTGCTGATGACCTCAGTGAGATCGTCAAACGATCAGCAACAATTTTCGATATGGCGATTGATGCTGAAGGTGCTCATGAAATTGCCCGACGGTCGCGGGGAACACCGCGGGTTGCTAATCGGCTGCTCAAACGTATCCGTGATTTTGCCGAAGTTGCGGGGCAGAGTCCAGTTGATATACAAATGGTTGACCATGCGCTTGACCAGCTGCAAGTCGATCAGCAAGGCTTAGACCAAATTGATCGCAAACTGTTGATGTTCATGATTCGTGATTACGAAGGCGGCCCCGTTGGACTCTCAACGATTGCCGCTAACATCGGCGAGGAAATGGCAACGATTGAGGAAATGTATGAGCCTTATCTGTTACAGATCGGGTATTTGAAACGAACGCCGCGTGGCCGCATGGTGACGCCAGCCGGATTTGCACATATGGGGATGTCGGCTGAGCAACATTAG
- the tgt gene encoding tRNA guanosine(34) transglycosylase Tgt, whose product MEPAVKYRLIHQDKHSGARLGELITPHGTFPTPMFMPVGTQASVKTMAPEELDTMGATVILANTYHLWLRPGPELIEEAGGLHKFMNWHKGILTDSGGFQVFSLADTRHITEEGVTFKNHLNGAKMFLSPEKAIAIENALGPDIMMSLDECPPFFESYDYVKKSVARTSRWAERGLQAHKNPDWQALFGIVQGAGFKDLREQSAKDLVSMDFPGYSIGGLSVGESKDEMNHVLDFTTPLLPENKPRYLMGVGSADALIDGALRGIDMFDCVLPTRIARNGTCMTSRGRLVIKNAKYAHDFGPLDPNCDCYTCRNYSRAYIRHLIHVGEAFGIRLTTYHNLYFLLHLMQQVREAIANDDLLAFREDFFEAYGYNKEKAKNF is encoded by the coding sequence ATGGAACCAGCAGTTAAGTATCGTCTGATTCATCAGGACAAGCATAGCGGTGCGCGGTTGGGTGAATTGATCACGCCGCACGGCACATTTCCAACCCCAATGTTTATGCCTGTTGGCACACAGGCGAGCGTGAAAACAATGGCGCCTGAAGAATTGGATACGATGGGGGCCACTGTTATCTTGGCGAACACGTATCATCTGTGGTTACGGCCGGGGCCAGAACTGATTGAAGAAGCGGGCGGTTTGCACAAGTTTATGAACTGGCACAAAGGTATCCTGACTGACTCAGGTGGCTTTCAAGTCTTTTCGCTAGCCGACACTAGACATATTACTGAAGAAGGTGTCACTTTCAAAAATCATTTGAATGGTGCCAAGATGTTCCTGTCCCCAGAAAAGGCGATCGCAATTGAAAACGCGTTGGGACCTGACATCATGATGAGTTTGGATGAATGTCCGCCGTTTTTTGAAAGCTATGATTATGTTAAAAAGAGTGTTGCTCGAACCAGTCGTTGGGCTGAACGTGGCTTGCAGGCTCACAAGAATCCTGATTGGCAGGCGCTTTTTGGTATTGTGCAAGGTGCCGGATTCAAAGACTTGCGCGAGCAAAGTGCTAAGGATCTTGTTAGCATGGATTTTCCTGGTTATTCGATTGGTGGCTTGTCTGTTGGTGAATCAAAAGATGAGATGAACCATGTCCTTGATTTCACTACCCCGCTGCTGCCGGAAAACAAACCGCGCTATTTGATGGGTGTCGGCTCTGCGGATGCGCTGATTGATGGCGCCTTGCGTGGCATTGATATGTTTGACTGCGTCTTACCAACTCGGATTGCCCGAAATGGTACTTGCATGACCAGCCGTGGCCGGCTCGTCATTAAAAATGCGAAATATGCGCATGACTTTGGACCGTTGGATCCTAATTGCGATTGCTACACGTGTCGTAACTATAGCCGCGCCTATATTCGCCATCTGATCCATGTTGGTGAAGCTTTCGGTATTCGGTTGACGACCTACCATAATCTCTACTTCTTACTGCACTTGATGCAGCAAGTGCGTGAAGCGATTGCCAATGATGATTTGCTGGCTTTCCGTGAAGATTTCTTTGAAGCTTACGGATACAACAAGGAAAAAGCAAAGAATTTTTAG
- a CDS encoding metal-dependent transcriptional regulator has translation MTPNKEDYLKLIFEIGGDTQLVSNKQIVAGMHVSAASVSEMINKLGEEKLVAHTPYQGIQLTSAGRKKAAILVRNHRLWEVFLVQCLKYPADAVHQEAEKLEHALTPEMAKRLSAMLGEPRYCPHGGVIPDANGHYLQQSRVTLGTLDVGQSGHIERVIDEVSLIDYTVKIDLRLDDEFTVTAKTLDAVIIKLARTGKELAVDADRADHIFVEL, from the coding sequence ATGACACCGAATAAAGAGGATTATCTTAAATTGATTTTTGAGATTGGCGGCGATACACAGCTGGTCTCTAATAAACAAATCGTTGCCGGTATGCATGTTTCTGCTGCTTCGGTCAGTGAGATGATCAACAAACTGGGCGAAGAAAAACTGGTTGCGCACACGCCTTATCAAGGTATCCAGCTGACATCAGCTGGCCGGAAAAAGGCGGCCATTTTGGTGCGTAATCATCGGCTCTGGGAAGTGTTTCTGGTTCAGTGCCTTAAATATCCAGCTGATGCGGTCCATCAAGAAGCAGAAAAACTGGAACATGCCTTAACGCCGGAAATGGCCAAACGGTTGTCAGCCATGTTGGGCGAACCTCGCTATTGTCCGCACGGCGGTGTTATTCCGGATGCCAATGGCCACTATCTCCAACAAAGTCGGGTGACATTAGGCACGTTAGATGTTGGGCAAAGTGGGCATATTGAACGCGTGATTGATGAAGTTTCGTTGATTGATTACACGGTTAAAATTGACCTGAGGCTGGATGATGAATTCACGGTGACTGCGAAAACCTTAGATGCCGTGATCATCAAGTTAGCCCGTACCGGAAAAGAATTGGCGGTCGATGCAGATCGTGCTGATCACATTTTTGTCGAATTGTAA
- the yajC gene encoding preprotein translocase subunit YajC, with amino-acid sequence MNGNMTMIIMLLIFVGFMYFGMVRPQKKQQQKRQEMLNQLKKGDPIITIGGLHGVIDSIDQQAGTVVIDSDGIYLTFNLSAVRGTATRPAAPAPAATVTKAEEAHNTDEQREAKPVEEAAPKADDQTDAKSDSKAEDDK; translated from the coding sequence TTGAATGGTAATATGACAATGATCATTATGCTGCTGATTTTCGTGGGCTTCATGTATTTTGGCATGGTTCGTCCGCAAAAGAAACAACAGCAAAAGCGTCAAGAAATGTTGAATCAGCTTAAAAAAGGCGACCCCATCATCACGATCGGTGGGTTGCACGGTGTCATTGATTCAATCGACCAGCAAGCTGGGACGGTTGTCATTGATTCTGACGGCATCTATTTGACCTTTAACTTGAGTGCTGTTCGCGGCACAGCAACTCGTCCTGCAGCGCCTGCACCAGCCGCTACCGTGACAAAGGCTGAAGAAGCACATAATACTGATGAACAACGCGAAGCTAAACCAGTTGAAGAGGCTGCACCAAAGGCTGACGATCAAACCGATGCCAAAAGTGATAGCAAGGCAGAAGACGACAAATAG